A window of Macrotis lagotis isolate mMagLag1 chromosome 1, bilby.v1.9.chrom.fasta, whole genome shotgun sequence genomic DNA:
CTAGATTTCTCCTGTTTCCCAGGATCTCTACCCTATTAATTTGTTTAGAATTATTATCAAATTGGCCAGTTCACCTTAGAATACCCTCATGTCAGGTAGAATTTGAAGTCAGTTCTAGTTATAAATAGggaaaccctaaaaataaatgttgatgaGAAAgaatgtttgtttgtttctttaattGATGCACATTATTCTGTCTGAATCCTTTCCTAATGGTGTTTTCCTTTTGTGTCTGCCCTACAGATGCCTCAAGAAGGCCTCAGTAGTGATACTTTCAGATCCTCTTTACTGTATCAGCAGCCTCAAAACTTGACTCAGTCAGTGCAGGAAGAAATGGATTTTGATTTGAACAACCCACTACAAGTGAGTTCTCACAAGTCATGTTCATGTGAGGCAGTTTGTGCATTTGTTGTTGGTGTCCCAAAAAGGACTTAAAAATTATAAgcgcaggggtggctaggtggcgcagtggataaaagcaccggccctggagtcaggagtacctgggttcaaatccggtctcagagacttaataattacctagctgtgtggccttgggcaagctacttaaccccatttgccttgcaaaaaaaaaaaaaaacctaaaaaaaattataagcggGTTTAGAAAAGAGAATTATGTTCTTTTGTCAATTCTGGTGACTAATACTGAATCAGACTTGGCTTTGAATaacttttatgtatttaattttttacagCCACTGTTCTTCTCCATGGAACCCAGCTTCAACAGTCTCTTCCGAAACTGCTCCATCTCTCCCAATAGCCTGCTGGAAACCACCATAAGTGAGGAGGTTAGACAGGATAAAGACTTtgaagaggaaatcaaggctCAGAACCCCATTCACCTCCCCAGCAATACCAGCAGAAGACATACCCTTGCTGAGGTCACCTCTCATTTCTACCAGTGCACCCCTCCATGTGAGTCAGCCTAGATGAACAAAagaccctttcttttttcttcagaaaaaaaagagtattagaAATTAAGGAGGCAAGGAATATTAGAAATTAAGCAAGGTCCCAGATGACTgaagtaattttattttgtagattATTGGTGGAGAAATTAAGAGAGaacttcattgttttcatttagtCTTTCATTTGGTTGTAGtgtgtaacttttaaaaaaagtccaCTAAaggttgggggcagctaagtggtgcagtggatagagcatcaacctggagtcaggaggacctgaattcaaatgtgacctcagacacttaataattgcctagctgtggaaccttgagcaagtcacttaaccttagtgccttaaaaaaaaaatttaagtctaCTAAGGTGACAGAAGAGGGAGAGCAGATGGGTCACATTATTTTGTAACTGGGGTAATCTCATAAAATTGCTATATCCtttgttagatttattttttcccccatgtaTGTGTTTTTGGAAAATATTGTGGAAATtacatgtctctctctctctgatacaAGGGATAGAGCATTAGGccaggagccaggaagacctgaattcagatttgacttCAGTCATTTATTGCCTGggggccaaatcacttaacccatgtTTGCCTCAATAAAACCTACCTCACAGAATTACAATGAGAATCCAATGAGAGAATGTTTGAAAAAGTTCTTATCTCTGGCCTGGCTCTTAGAAAGGCTATATAAATCTTGTACTCCTCATCCCCCCACTCAATACTGCATGAACTTGCTGTCATGGTTTCACACCCCTGACAATAGCTTCAGGAAAGACTATAAAGAATCATAATCTTTATGATTTAGGTTAAAAGTTGTGGCTCTGACttagaaaaaaagttgaaaatgtcAACACTTTGGAATACTTttgcataaaaaaaaatgggaaatcttTGAAGGTTACCTGTTGTATTCCATAATCATGAATATATACTCCTTTCTTAATCTCAGTATCTCTCTTCCTCATTCCTACTCTCTAAAAATTCAAGTAGAATATGATTTTGCAGTTGACAGCATAGATGTTGCCCACTCTGATCTCCAGGTAGATGAGGTCCTCAGAGTATACTGAATGCTATTTTTGAAAGCTACAGTCAACTCAACCCACCCTTTACAATATTGCCTTCTTGTCCTCCAGGTATAGTCATCTCTTCTTGTACCAGCCCAGCAGAAGGGACCAGTTCAGACAGCTGCCTCACCTCTTCTTCCAATGATGGATCAGAAAGTCTGAGCAACTGCCTCAACGACCAAGTGTTGATGGCTAACTCTGCTATTGTCAAAGCAACCTCTCCTTTCCTTGTGGCACAGTCCCATAGCCCAGGCCTGAAAATGGAGGGTTGTCTAGCAGGAGCTGCTCTGTTACCCATCAGTtttcaagaaggaaggagagcTTCAGATACCTCACTCACTCAAGGTAAGTAAGCTTCCTAAATGATAAGTGAAAGATTTTGGGATATCACTCTTTCCTTAGAAAATTTGTTTATactttatacatttttctcattgATGTAATACTATAACAGTTCTCTAGATTGGGGACAATCTAAGCAAAACAGAGCTAGATAAGCttgtagggtttttgttttgttttgtttttttgcaaggcaaatggggttaagtggtttgcccaaggccacacagctaggtaattattaagtgtctgagcctggatttgaacccaggtactcctgactccaaggccagtgctttatccactacgccacctagctgccccatttgtaCCATTTCTTGAACAAGCAGTAAAAGCAATAAGAATACTTTCAGAGGTAGTTCTTGTCATAGACTTTGATCTCTATAATTTCCCTGCCTCCATAAATCTGAAACTGAAGTGAACTTAAAATAATCTAGAACATATTTCAAGGGAGAGTGAATGTTTGTTTGTTAGAGTAACTCAATATTTTTTGACTTGattactaaatttaaaaaaatcttttgagtaGTTAAATGTTATAACACTGAGTCCTTAAAATAAGAAATCAGGTATATAGTTGTTTCTTTGCTAGCTGTTATAGGACTCTGCATTCTTAGATTCCtcttcctgccttttttttttttgcattgtttaCAACAGGTCTCTTGGGTTTCCTTGTTTTCAACTTGCTATTTCTTGACATGAGTGTTGTTTTAAATGCTTGTGTAGTGGTCCTTGAGCTCCTCCCAACCTCAAGTAGGCCAGATTTGTAGCTATAATCCAAATCTTTGCTAAATGTTAGATCTTTCATTAATTTGGGGAAAGGTGCGAAGATAAATTCATATGATCAAGCAATCCTAATCTACCCATCAAACAATTCCTGCCTCTTCTTGACTTTTTCCCTTTAGTTTAAAAACTGCCTAAATTATCTGAAATACCTGCAATATTGgacttaaaaacaaaagatattaagtCTTTGTTTTATCTCTCTCCCTAGGCTTGAAAGCTTTTAGACAGCAACTCCGGAAACATACTAGGGCAAAAGGATTCCTAGGATTAAACAAAATTAATGGGCTGACTCGACAAGCATGTCAAACCTCATCAGGCCGTGCAACAAGAGGATGTCAGAACTCCTCCCAACACTATCAGCCGAACTCTTGCCTATATAGTAATGGGGGAAAAAGTCGGGAAGGTGGGAACACACTAGAGGAGGTTCTTCACCAGCAAAGGTAAGATATCAAAGGAGAGATGCACATTTCCCAAACATGAATCATGTGTTGAAGTTTGTAAGAACTTAccttctagcctctcccctttACCTCTATTTTATGTAATTCCAAAACACAACTTCCTTCCCTCAATGGAAACGATGTTATAATCTAGAACTTATTGTCTTTGTAGTAGTATATATACTTAGTATATGGATAGAGATCTTAAAAAAGATGAGAGGAAAAGGCTagtagggaaggagaaggaaatgagcatttatatCACTTACTGTGGCCAGGCACCACACACAGCCTGTTACAGATGTCTCTCTTGATCCTCAACCTcaattttatacttgaggaaattgagttgGGCAGAGttgccctatttgaactcaggcttatCGCTTTATCAATTGGACCACAAGCTGCCTAGTAGATAAAAAATTACCGTGTTTGGTGGCATATCATGAGTTTCTATGGGAGCATaagaatttcaaaagaatgaaaatgtcaAAAAGTACTTGTGTTAGTTGATTACAGTTATTGCATGTTCTGAACTAAAAAGTCACACActtcacaagaaaaaaaattttaaattttttaattgacaaaATGAAAACTTAATTTAACCTATGGTTGAAACATTGAGGAAAAATTCAAGGACTTAccattaagtgatttttctcctcccttctttctcctttctaccCTGGTTAGACTGTTGCAGCTCCAGCATAACCCATCAGCCCGTGTGAGTTGTCCTCAGGCTCCACAGCTGCCCCCCACCCAGTATCTCCTTTCTGCCTCTGATGAAGCCTGCCAAATGCCCAGTtctcttctgacttcagagttaCTTCAGGGGAATTCTGGGATGCAGCCTGGAGTCTCCCCAGTGTCCTCTGCAGCCCAACTCCTGCACTCTCACTTGTACATCAAGAGCAATGCCACTCCAGCTGCCACATTCACCCAGCAGCCCCACTTTGCCAGGTGGTCTCCCAGCTATGATCCAGCAGCTCTGCAGCAGGGAGACTGTGAGATGGAAGACCTTACCTCTGCCCAGCTGAGGAAATTTGTCCTGGTTCAATGAGAGACCTctgttatttaatcttttttcccttcctaggGGACTTCTATTCTCCAGTTGCATGGGATGACTGATTCTTTGAagcaataattttaaagtatgtgAAAAGGATTTCAGACTCAGCCAATAACTTTGAATTGATAAAAGCAATACATCATGTGTTTtcgctttaattttttttttgcactgaaTATATAAAAGGACTGAAaactttttgaagaaaaaaataatgcaagGAAGAATACTCTCTGAGtggatggaaaagggaagaaaagtggCTAAGCTGGGGTCAAGAGAATGAGTGGTACTACACTTGTCAGACAATGCTGCTCTGCTGTTAAGCAAAACTTCTAAGGCTGCTGTTGGTGCTGACACAGAAAGGAGAAGGCCATTCAAAGAAAATCaaccaatttctctttttcacaATATTCATCATGGGTTTGTGAAGATTATTACCTCTTAAAAGCAGTGGCATGCgatgattattgcattgatataAGCATtgccatttgtgtgtgtgtgtgtgtgtgtgtgtgtgtgtgtgtgtgtgtgtttatataggaattatttttttcttagtcatTAAGTTCCTCACTCCCTTAAACATGTACGCATTTGGTGAAAACTGTGAACTTtctgctttatatttttaaaagttctaacaAACAGTGCAACAGCAGTTAATCTTCACAGTTACTGGAATTATATCCTCTAAGATCAGGATCTGAGTTGgaggttttttttcttattttagataAGAAATTTAATGAATTCTGCTCAAAATTGGGTTTTGAAGCATttctttgtgtgtgggggggtgagtTTTATCATACTTGAGGGATAAAACATAGGGTTTCTGTTTTTCTCAAAGACTCACagaagttattttttaatatgcCTGAGAGATAGTTCTTAGTGCTCTGCATTTTAGTTTTGCTGCTAATTAAGTTTTTATGTATTTCATTATCAGGGTTCAAATAGAACAacttattttggggaaaatgtgCAATAACCTGAGGTTATGATTATGTTGACAACTGTAAGGAAAATAGTATAAAATCTTTTTGGAAAGGAATTCAACTTTTTCTGAACAAAACCTATCTTGAAGAGAATTCTATAAAAAATAGTACAACCTTAAGGTGTgtaaatctctttattttttgttctagGTAAATTAAATTAGGTCTTTTtggtcagtttttaaaaatttaaaacccaCAACAAATACTGTATGTATATagacagaaaaatatatatatatatatatatatatatatatatacactacttattttttatattttgtactaCATTTTGGTGTTGttggtttgtgttttctttcctgttagataaacaaaactcatttttcaagaatGGTGTCACAGGTAACCCTTATAGtgctaagaaacagagaaaagttCTAAATTTCGGTAGTGGATAATGTACAAGAAGTAAGATAGGTGACTTAACCGCTATCttaatttttaataagaaattgCTGCCTCCATCTCATTAAGTTCTCTTTTTCTCAACACAAGGTGTCTCTATCTTTGGCTTTTTTGCAGCCTGTGGTATTaaacaaaagtaataaaaattttcaGGCCAAAGATTGATGAGATTAATTGGTGGTAGGGGGAAAAGATGAGTATAAGAGATTGTTATTGTTATCTCCATCATTCTGTAGTTTACCTCTCTTTAATTAGCACACAGTTCTGAGGATTCGTGTTATTTAAGATTGCTGATGTTGCTCAAAGCTTCACTGTGAGGCGAAGATGCTGGAGGTAACTCTTGCTGTTTGACCTGGTGCCTTGCAATAGAGAAAATATCAAAATCTCTTGCTGGGTTGTGAATCAGTCCTTGAGAGTggaacagagaagagagaagcCACTGGCTTctgttctctcccttccccctgagCAGcacctttgcttgccttcctttttaCAAAGCTGGCAAACCATTCTAAACAAAGTAATGATTTacccatttaaaaataatttgttctaaTGTCTAGATCAAAGGCTATAGAAATGTTgttgtctgtttgtttgtttgtttcctgtTCTAAGCAGTGATGAGCACTTTATTTTCATGGTATTTTTTTCCCTGTTGCTGTAGAACCTTTTTTGAAATTGTTTGGCTAATAAAAAAAGTGTCTGTGAATTTTGCAGATTTTCTTGACAGTGTTCTGCAGACTGCAATGCAATAGGATATTTAAAGACACTATGTGATCtgattaatatatatgtatatatacacatattgcaaatgtaatatgtatatatgcatatgcttatatatatatagtggggTTTTTTACCATGACTGAatcaattgttttatttcttatcttAAACTGAGAAATGTATGCCAAAATAATTAGTTGAtgtgtttttatttaatattgaaataaatatttgggggaaaaaaatctaaactcttttttttaaaccttgtgATTCTTTCAAACTTCTTTAAATGATATCTTCCTAATTTGTGTTGACTTGGAGTTATGAGAGTTAAAAGGGTTTCCTCATTTAGTCTAATCCATCCTTGCCTGCTTCTGTAAGAATGTTTCATAACtccaattttatattatttttctttaaagaaaaatattttttaaaaattatatttatttaaggcaatggggttaagtgacttgcccaaggccacacagctaggtaattattaagtgtctgaggccagatttgaactcaggcactcctgattccaggactagtactctatccattgtgccacctagctaccccttctgAATCTACATCCAAGTGATGAAATATTCTGTAGTGTCAATAAAAAGATCAGCAAGTTGGTAATAGCATGTCAATCaatccatttattaagcacccaccaTTGACTAGGTGCTATTTGAGTACTAGGGATacccaaaaaaaaggtaaaagagccTAAGGAATTATTTAACCTAATggagataaaattcaaataaatatatacaaataatttctataaagtataaaaaggaaatatcatagagaaggtactagaattaagaggtcTTATAAAAGATAGATTTTAGgtaagacttaaaggaagccgAGTTGGTCAGTAGATGGAGTTGAGTAAGAACATAGTTCTAGTCATAGGAGACAGCCAGAAAAAATGCCCAGAGCTCAAGTTTGTAGAATTGTTTATGAGAAGGGTAATGTTAGTGGATCAAAGATTTtgtgggggcaggtaggtggtgaagtggataaagcaccggccctggagtcaggagtacctgggttcaaatccgggctcagacacttaataattacctaactgtgtggccttggccatttaaccccatttgccttgcaaaaaacaaaacaaaaaaaagattttgtgacAGGAAGgaaggtgtaagaagattggaaaggaggaaggatttTGACTACCCAACAGGGGTTTGGGTTTGATTTTGGACGTCATTGGAGTTTAGTAAGTAAGGCAATGACATGGTTGGAAAAtaactttagtgactgaatgaagaatggattggagtcatttaagaatggaaagacttgaggcaggccgACTCACCAGCAGGATATTGCAGTAATGAGAGTCTTCACCAGAGGAGTGATGATGTCAGGAGAGAGAAGGTGGTATATTTCAGAACATTGCAAAAGTGAAGTTGACATgctttggcaacagattggacaTGGGAGTCAAGAGTAAAAAAGGATTTGATGACTCCTAGCTTATCAGCCTGAGGAACTGGGAAGATGGTGCTGCTCTCATTagtaatagggaaggtaggaggACTTAAGGAGAAAgctaatgagttctgttttggaaataTTGAATTTAAAGATGTCTGCTGGACGTCCATTTCAGgatgtctgaaaggcaatttgcaagattggaggtcagcagagaggttgGGGCAGAATACATAGGTATGAGAACTTTAAGCTTAGAAATAGTAATGAAATTCTTGAAAACTGATGTGTTCAGCAAGTGAGGTAGTATAGAGAAAAGGGCACAGGACACAACTCTGTGGGACACCTCTGATATATAGGGCATGATCCAGAAAGGGATTcagcaaaaggagagagagagaaggaacaaTCAGATAGGTGgaaaaaagaaccaagagaaagtgATGTCATAAAATCCTGGGGAGAAGAGAGATGAAGAAGACAAGAATTGACAGTGTGAAAGGCTGCAGAAAAGGCAAGAATAAGGATTGTGAAACAGAATAAGTCAATCACTGAAAAGAATTAATATAGGTCAGTTTGACTTCTAGGTCACATGAGCAAGAAGATGGTAGTCTAgatatttttcctgatttctacATCCTCACAAACCTcttgaaaatagaaattatgtaTCAGAGATAAAGTAACTTAAGC
This region includes:
- the SIK1 gene encoding serine/threonine-protein kinase SIK1, with product MVIMSEFTSAPNSSQTQQRPLRVGFYDIERTLGKGNFAVVKLARHRVTKTQVAIKIIDKARLDPSNLEKIYREVQIMKLLNHPHIIKLYQVMETKDMLYIVTEFAKNGEMFDYLTSNGHLSENEARKKFWQILSAVEYCHSHHIVHRDLKTENLLLDASMNIKLADFGFGNFYKSGEPLSTWCGSPPYAAPEVFEGKEYEGPHLDIWSLGVVLYVLVCGSLPFDGPNLPTLRQRVLEGRFRIPFYMSQDCETLIRRMLVVDPTKRITIAQIKHHKWMQADPSLQQNPSLSFSIQNYSSNLGDYNEQVLGIMQTLGINRQRTVESLQNSSYNHFAAIYYLLLERLKEYRNTQPSNCSGLGRLQRSRSSDFSNFEMPQEGLSSDTFRSSLLYQQPQNLTQSVQEEMDFDLNNPLQPLFFSMEPSFNSLFRNCSISPNSLLETTISEEVRQDKDFEEEIKAQNPIHLPSNTSRRHTLAEVTSHFYQCTPPCIVISSCTSPAEGTSSDSCLTSSSNDGSESLSNCLNDQVLMANSAIVKATSPFLVAQSHSPGLKMEGCLAGAALLPISFQEGRRASDTSLTQGLKAFRQQLRKHTRAKGFLGLNKINGLTRQACQTSSGRATRGCQNSSQHYQPNSCLYSNGGKSREGGNTLEEVLHQQRLLQLQHNPSARVSCPQAPQLPPTQYLLSASDEACQMPSSLLTSELLQGNSGMQPGVSPVSSAAQLLHSHLYIKSNATPAATFTQQPHFARWSPSYDPAALQQGDCEMEDLTSAQLRKFVLVQ